The following proteins are encoded in a genomic region of Magnolia sinica isolate HGM2019 chromosome 1, MsV1, whole genome shotgun sequence:
- the LOC131250697 gene encoding F-box/kelch-repeat protein At1g57790-like, whose product MTPAFWSPSTPWLIFNHNLEGVCKFFDPLNRKNYVSEIPGLSGTVFHHSKGGWLLVSRNDDSVFFFNPFTQEQIDLPNSIGVFWGISFSSPPTSPDCVVFAVHNINPYHISIKTCCPGDMSWKNYSDYETTVPFVVVHNNPVFYEGLFHCLGLGGRLGVFNHRENTWNVLDKPEAVQNETCDCFLTESGGELVMVSVDHLGDPINTFLLDQSKMVWVEVKSLGEQTLFVGHEASLSMKAIRGMENKIYFSRIRGSCSNEPVFYSMETKNGRVEFWKSKVYSNCTWIEPNGYVFESNQNNNELRLIGSR is encoded by the coding sequence ATGACTCCTGCATTTTGGTCCCCTTCGACACCGTGGCTCATATTCAATCATAACTTAGAGGGTGTGTGCAAGTTCTTTGACCCCTTGAACAGGAAAAATTATGTTTCTGAAATCCCGGGCTTGTCTGGTACAGTATTCCATCATTCGAAGGGTGGTTGGTTGCTAGTGTCTCGAAATGATGACTCTGTGTTCTTCTTTAATCCTTTTACGCAAGAGCAAATCGACCTTCCGAATTCAATTGGTGTCTTTTGGGGGATATCCTTCTCATCGCCTCCAACTTCTCCAGACTGTGTTGTTTTTGCTGTTCATAACATAAATCCATACCATATTTCAATCAAGACATGTTGTCCTGGGGATATGTCTTGGAAAAATTATTCTGACTATGAAACTACAGTGCCTTTTGTCGTTGTTCACAATAATCCTGTTTTCTATGAAGGCCTTTTCCATTGTTTGGGCCTAGGTGGAAGGTTAGGGGTTTTTAATCACAGGGAAAATACTTGGAATGTTCTTGATAAGCCAGAAGCTGTCCAAAATGAGACATGCGATTGTTTCTTGACAGAGTCAGGTGGAGAGTTGGTAATGGTTTCTGTAGATCATCTCGGAGATCCAATTAACACTTTCCTATTAGACCAGTCTAAGATGGTCTGGGTAGAAGTGAAAAGCTTAGGAGAGCAAACGCTTTTTGTCGGTCATGAGGCATCTCTTTCAATGAAAGCCATAAGAGGAATGGAAAACAAAATCTACTTCTCAAGAATTCGTGGAAGCTGCAGCAATGAGCCTGTATTCTACTCTATGGAGACGAAGAACGGGAGAGTGGAATTTTGGAAGTCCAAAGTATATAGCAATTGCACTTGGATTGAACCCAATGGTTACGTATTTGAATCCAACCAAAATAATAATGAATTGAGGTTGATAGGCTCAAGATAG